The Acidianus manzaensis genome has a window encoding:
- the spt4 gene encoding transcription elongation factor subunit Spt4: MMAKSVFKACKNCKALTLQEDAVCPVCGSSSFTDDWEGMIIILNDQSEIMQLIGAKKPWRYAINIK, translated from the coding sequence ATTATGGCTAAATCTGTGTTTAAGGCATGTAAAAACTGTAAGGCGCTAACATTGCAAGAAGATGCGGTATGTCCAGTTTGCGGATCTAGTAGTTTTACAGATGATTGGGAGGGTATGATAATTATTCTAAATGACCAATCTGAAATAATGCAACTTATTGGAGCTAAAAAACCTTGGAGATACGCGATAAAT
- a CDS encoding methionine synthase, with amino-acid sequence MMDELPILPTTVIGSYPRPKWLREAIRLHKSGKVSDEELAESFNDAALAVLHDHYLAGIDVPTDGEVKRDEMVEYFAERLKGFKFYGPVRVWGTAYYRKPSVVSKVEYTSPLLVDEFNYTKSISYTSNVKITITGPYTIAYWSYNEHYKNMRDLTFDLAKIINQEIHNLVDAGAKIIQVDEPAIHSNKKDIEWAVDAVNESVKGINAKLVIHICYGDYRIVAPYLNDFKVDQINFALKIYNYKQLELFKKYGYEKELGLGVIDVHNRRIESAEEVAKDIKASLKYFPAEKIWINPDCGLKLLPRNIAFQKLVNMVKGTKMVREELKK; translated from the coding sequence ATAATGGATGAATTACCAATATTACCTACTACCGTAATAGGTAGTTATCCTAGGCCTAAATGGTTAAGAGAAGCTATAAGGTTACATAAGTCTGGTAAAGTATCAGATGAAGAACTTGCAGAATCTTTTAATGATGCTGCTCTAGCAGTACTTCATGATCATTATTTAGCTGGAATTGATGTTCCAACAGACGGTGAAGTTAAAAGAGACGAGATGGTAGAATATTTTGCTGAAAGACTAAAAGGTTTCAAATTCTATGGTCCAGTAAGAGTCTGGGGTACTGCATATTATAGAAAACCTTCTGTTGTGAGCAAAGTTGAGTATACATCTCCATTACTAGTAGACGAGTTTAATTATACCAAATCAATATCCTATACATCAAATGTAAAGATTACTATTACTGGTCCTTATACTATAGCTTACTGGTCTTATAATGAGCATTATAAAAATATGAGAGATTTAACTTTTGATCTAGCTAAAATAATTAACCAAGAGATTCATAACTTAGTAGATGCAGGAGCTAAAATCATTCAAGTAGATGAACCTGCTATACATTCTAATAAGAAAGATATAGAATGGGCAGTAGATGCAGTAAATGAGTCTGTAAAAGGCATAAATGCAAAATTAGTTATTCACATATGTTATGGAGACTATAGAATTGTAGCACCATATCTAAATGATTTTAAGGTAGATCAAATAAACTTTGCATTGAAAATTTATAACTATAAACAATTAGAATTATTTAAAAAATATGGCTATGAAAAAGAATTAGGCTTAGGAGTTATAGACGTTCATAATAGAAGAATAGAATCTGCAGAAGAAGTAGCAAAAGATATTAAGGCTTCACTAAAATATTTCCCAGCAGAAAAAATTTGGATTAACCCAGATTGTGGATTAAAGCTTTTACCTAGAAATATAGCTTTTCAGAAGTTAGTAAATATGGTAAAAGGAACAAAGATGGTGAGGGAAGAACTTAAAAAGTAA
- a CDS encoding 30S ribosomal protein S6e has product MPDFKIVISDPETKKPKQQKVHVKAVDGIQSMEGEKDKKALPIAKLNSKLKESLGLDNLITLQIEKQEGDKKNKIKVSFLIQVDDSIPENEVHIGKGISEKFGAEDFEAIAYRTKSFQIAVDQSKINLFGVKIGDTISLNISGVTFKLKITGGSDNTGFPMRADISGLAKRRVLLSGPPGYHPEEEGERKRKMVRGDSLSNEIVQVNTVILR; this is encoded by the coding sequence TTGCCAGACTTTAAAATTGTTATTTCAGATCCTGAGACAAAAAAACCTAAACAACAAAAAGTGCACGTAAAGGCAGTTGATGGAATACAATCTATGGAAGGTGAAAAAGATAAAAAAGCTTTACCAATAGCAAAGCTCAACTCCAAACTAAAGGAGTCATTAGGATTAGATAACTTAATAACATTACAAATAGAAAAGCAAGAAGGAGATAAAAAGAATAAAATTAAAGTATCATTCCTTATTCAAGTAGATGATTCTATTCCAGAAAATGAAGTTCATATAGGCAAAGGAATATCAGAAAAATTTGGCGCGGAAGATTTTGAAGCTATAGCATATCGTACAAAATCTTTCCAAATAGCAGTAGATCAATCAAAAATAAACCTGTTCGGAGTGAAGATTGGAGACACAATTAGCTTAAATATTAGTGGTGTAACGTTTAAACTTAAGATTACTGGAGGTTCGGATAATACAGGATTTCCTATGAGAGCAGATATTTCTGGCCTAGCAAAGAGAAGAGTTTTACTTTCTGGGCCTCCAGGCTATCATCCAGAAGAAGAAGGAGAAAGAAAGAGAAAAATGGTAAGAGGAGATTCCTTAAGTAATGAGATAGTTCAAGTTAATACAGTCATTTTAAGGTGA
- a CDS encoding CbiX/SirB N-terminal domain-containing protein: MIGVILVLHGSRIDEWKNVAIQYKKLLENYFPLVEYGFLEFNKPELKEALQMLVDKGATEIIAVPLLFATGVHFYKDIPRLLGINEEGFAEVKGNKIKVLIAQPIGIDKRVAEVLKERVEEVIESNRLL; the protein is encoded by the coding sequence ATGATTGGTGTAATTCTAGTTCTACATGGTAGTAGAATAGATGAATGGAAAAATGTAGCAATACAATACAAGAAATTACTGGAAAATTACTTCCCACTAGTAGAATATGGATTTTTAGAATTCAATAAACCAGAGCTTAAGGAAGCACTTCAAATGCTTGTAGATAAAGGAGCTACTGAAATAATAGCAGTACCATTACTTTTTGCAACTGGAGTTCATTTTTATAAAGATATTCCAAGATTACTAGGTATAAACGAGGAAGGATTTGCAGAAGTAAAAGGGAATAAAATAAAAGTATTGATAGCACAGCCAATAGGAATAGATAAAAGAGTAGCTGAGGTATTAAAAGAAAGGGTAGAAGAAGTAATTGAGAGCAATAGGTTACTTTGA
- a CDS encoding 30S ribosomal protein S15, with translation MNKKRSRGKSDSTRPVRTGSPKWVRFTREEVEMLVEELAKRGYQPSMIGVILRDQYGIPLVKQVTGKKMTKILEEKNLAPELPEDLFNLLRKAVNVRRHLTEYPKDKVSKKSLEEIESKIRRLSYYYRETGKLPATWVYDPSKAELLVSASS, from the coding sequence ATGAACAAAAAAAGATCAAGAGGCAAATCTGACTCTACCAGACCAGTTAGGACAGGATCCCCTAAATGGGTTAGATTTACTAGAGAAGAAGTAGAGATGCTAGTAGAAGAATTAGCTAAAAGAGGATATCAGCCTAGCATGATAGGAGTAATATTAAGAGACCAATATGGAATACCTTTAGTAAAACAAGTCACTGGTAAAAAGATGACAAAGATATTAGAAGAGAAAAACTTAGCACCAGAATTGCCGGAAGATTTGTTTAACTTATTAAGAAAAGCAGTAAATGTAAGAAGACATTTAACAGAATACCCAAAAGATAAAGTGTCAAAGAAATCTTTAGAAGAAATTGAATCCAAAATAAGAAGACTAAGTTATTACTATAGGGAGACTGGTAAGCTTCCAGCAACATGGGTTTACGATCCATCTAAGGCCGAATTATTAGTATCTGCATCCTCATAA
- a CDS encoding translation initiation factor IF-2 subunit gamma: MAWPKTQPEVNIGVVGHVDHGKTTLVQALTGVWTSKHSEELKRGMTIKLGYAEASFGLCKSCKKPDGYVNEESCKSCGSDEEPEFLRRVSFLDAPGHEILMATMLSGTALLDGAILVVAANEHFPQPQTREHFVALGIVGIKNLIIVQNKIDVISKEDALKQYKEIQDFIKGTWAEGSPVIPVSALHKINVDALIEAIQEKIPTPQRDPTKNPIMLVIRSFDVNKPGTTVDDLAGGVLGGSILQGEFKVGQEIKILPGLRIEEKGKVKYEPLYTNISSLRFGDLEVEYARPGGLVAVGTYLDPSVTKADSLIGSVVADAKMDIPVLTHIRVKYNLLDRVVGSKELIKVDPIRTKENLMINIGSATVLGVVTSAKSDEAELELRKPVAVWQDNARLVISRQIGGRWRLVGWGQVKL, encoded by the coding sequence TTGGCTTGGCCTAAAACTCAACCAGAAGTAAATATAGGTGTAGTTGGTCATGTAGATCATGGTAAGACTACGCTAGTTCAAGCTCTAACTGGAGTTTGGACATCGAAACATTCTGAAGAGCTAAAAAGAGGTATGACAATAAAATTAGGCTATGCAGAAGCTAGCTTTGGATTATGCAAATCTTGTAAAAAACCAGATGGGTACGTAAACGAAGAATCGTGCAAAAGTTGTGGAAGCGATGAGGAACCAGAATTCTTGCGTAGGGTATCTTTCCTAGATGCACCTGGCCACGAAATATTAATGGCTACTATGTTATCAGGAACTGCATTATTGGATGGAGCAATTCTTGTAGTTGCAGCTAATGAGCACTTCCCACAACCACAAACTAGAGAACATTTTGTAGCTTTAGGTATTGTAGGTATTAAAAATCTTATTATTGTACAGAATAAAATAGATGTAATTAGTAAAGAGGATGCATTAAAACAATACAAAGAAATTCAAGATTTTATAAAAGGTACATGGGCAGAAGGATCTCCAGTTATTCCAGTTAGTGCACTTCATAAAATTAATGTAGATGCACTAATAGAAGCTATTCAAGAAAAAATTCCTACTCCACAGAGAGACCCAACTAAAAATCCTATTATGCTAGTAATAAGAAGTTTTGACGTAAATAAACCTGGTACTACAGTTGATGATTTAGCTGGAGGAGTTTTAGGAGGAAGTATATTACAAGGAGAATTTAAGGTAGGTCAGGAGATAAAAATTTTGCCTGGCTTAAGAATTGAAGAAAAAGGAAAAGTTAAGTATGAGCCACTTTATACAAATATTTCATCATTAAGATTTGGTGATCTAGAAGTAGAATATGCTAGACCAGGAGGGTTAGTTGCAGTAGGCACTTACTTAGATCCTTCTGTTACTAAAGCTGATAGCTTAATAGGTAGTGTAGTAGCAGATGCAAAAATGGACATTCCAGTTTTAACGCATATAAGGGTTAAGTATAATCTATTGGATAGGGTAGTAGGTAGTAAGGAATTGATAAAAGTAGATCCGATCAGAACTAAGGAAAATTTAATGATAAATATAGGCTCTGCTACTGTATTAGGTGTCGTAACATCAGCAAAATCTGATGAAGCTGAGTTAGAATTAAGAAAACCGGTAGCTGTATGGCAAGATAATGCTAGATTAGTAATAAGTAGGCAGATAGGAGGAAGATGGAGACTAGTAGGATGGGGCCAAGTAAAACTCTAA
- a CDS encoding PIN domain-containing protein, with product MGPSKTLKVLVDTNILLYIDHKIDPFWIVIDSLDYKPLFLIHESVFNELKILEKRYCNSISFQSKIRLAKAYLDKYKDMWILVPIKDDIGSTDDILLNIAEKERLILFTNDKELKMRAINKGIGIIFLTRKGKIIKSNFPI from the coding sequence ATGGGGCCAAGTAAAACTCTAAAAGTTCTTGTAGACACTAATATTTTACTTTATATTGATCATAAAATAGATCCTTTTTGGATAGTAATAGATAGCCTAGATTACAAACCTTTATTTTTAATTCATGAATCTGTTTTTAATGAGCTTAAAATTCTTGAGAAGAGATATTGTAACAGTATATCTTTTCAATCTAAGATAAGATTAGCTAAAGCTTATCTAGATAAATATAAAGATATGTGGATTCTTGTTCCGATTAAAGATGATATAGGTTCTACTGACGATATTTTATTAAATATAGCAGAAAAAGAAAGATTAATCCTCTTTACAAACGATAAGGAATTAAAAATGCGCGCAATAAATAAAGGAATAGGAATAATATTTTTGACTAGAAAAGGTAAAATTATAAAATCAAACTTTCCTATTTAA
- a CDS encoding DNA-directed RNA polymerase, producing MFKIIKAKGVVRIPPEDFGNDLDSIALQILKSEYQERLFKDLGLVLGVLNAKVSEEGMITFGDGATYHEVEFELLSYVPTVQELVEGPIVQVDNYGVYVSLGPMDGLVHISQISDDNFKFDSVRGILVGEKSKKVLQKGDIVRARIVTISSVSSSNRLPRVGLTMRQPTLGKLKK from the coding sequence ATGTTTAAAATTATTAAAGCTAAAGGAGTAGTTAGAATTCCTCCAGAGGATTTTGGTAATGATTTAGATAGTATAGCATTGCAAATACTTAAAAGTGAGTATCAAGAGCGTTTATTTAAAGACTTAGGTTTAGTGTTGGGCGTATTAAATGCAAAAGTTAGCGAAGAAGGTATGATAACATTTGGAGATGGAGCAACATATCATGAGGTAGAATTTGAATTATTATCATATGTACCCACTGTTCAAGAGTTAGTTGAAGGCCCAATAGTGCAAGTAGATAATTATGGTGTATATGTAAGTTTGGGTCCTATGGATGGATTAGTTCATATTTCTCAAATATCAGATGATAATTTTAAATTTGATTCTGTAAGAGGAATACTAGTAGGAGAAAAATCTAAGAAAGTGTTACAAAAAGGAGATATAGTAAGAGCTAGAATAGTTACTATTTCGTCGGTTTCATCATCAAATAGGCTTCCAAGAGTAGGATTAACTATGAGACAACCTACTTTAGGTAAATTAAAGAAGTGA
- the rnhA gene encoding ribonuclease HI, producing MRAIGYFDGLCEPKNPGGISTYGYVINVENRKISGFGLAEKPWSPNATNNVAEYMGVFCLIDMLLKLNIREATIYGDSQLVIKQLNGEYKIKSPRLIPIFNNIMKLKNEFYILEFKWIPREMNKEADKLTRIAYNLVLKGKIKEVGCSIYEDADTNNSALDGS from the coding sequence TTGAGAGCAATAGGTTACTTTGATGGATTATGTGAACCTAAAAATCCAGGAGGAATATCTACTTATGGATATGTAATAAATGTAGAAAACAGAAAGATAAGTGGATTTGGATTAGCAGAAAAACCTTGGTCTCCTAATGCTACTAATAATGTAGCCGAATATATGGGTGTTTTCTGTTTAATAGATATGTTATTAAAACTAAACATAAGAGAAGCCACAATATATGGAGATAGTCAACTGGTAATAAAGCAATTGAATGGAGAATATAAAATTAAATCTCCTAGACTTATTCCCATTTTCAACAATATAATGAAATTAAAGAACGAATTTTACATTTTGGAATTTAAATGGATACCTAGAGAAATGAATAAAGAAGCAGACAAGCTAACTAGAATAGCTTACAATTTAGTATTAAAAGGAAAAATTAAAGAAGTAGGTTGCTCTATTTATGAGGATGCAGATACTAATAATTCGGCCTTAGATGGATCGTAA